TCAATTCCGGCACCTATCACGTCGTCTCGACCTATGGCAGCGTCAACGCCGTCATCCGCTCCGACATCCGTGTCGAAGCCGGCAAGCTGACCGAAGCGACGGTCGAGCACCGCGCCGCCGACGTGACCTTCAAGCTGGTGCGCGAAGCCGGCGGCGAGGCCATTGCCGACACATCCTGGTCGGTACTGACAGAATCCGGCGACCCGCTGCGCGAAGCGGTGGGCGCGTTTGCCTCGATGGTGCTCTCGGAAGGCGACTACACCATCATCGCCAAGAACCGCGACCGCATCTACCAGCGCGACTTCACCGTCGTTGCCGGCCGCAACCAGGACGTCGAAGTCGTCGCCTCCGAAGATGCCGCGATCGACCCCAACGAAGGCGCCGACTAGGCTTCAGCAAGTCGTCTGACTTCCGGACCTCTGAACCGAAAAGGGCGGCATCGAGCCGCCCTTCTTGCTAGTCTCAGGCTGTAGGCCCGTTTATCTCAGGCGGTAAGCGCGCGGCGCCTGTCCGGCGTCATCGCCTCGTCAACGAGGGCTGCGACGGCTTCGTCGAGGCCCATCGACACCTGGTCGCGCGAACCGAGACGGCGGACATTGACTGTCGCCTCCTCAGCCTCGCGCTTTCCGCAGACGAGAATGACCGGGACCTTGGCCAGCGAATGCTCGCGGACCTTGTAGTTGATCTTCTCATTGCGCAGATCGACCTCCGCCGACAGGCCGGCAGCCTTGAGCTTGGCCGCGACCGAACGCGCATAGTCGTCGGCGTCAGAGGTGATCGTCGTCACCACCACCTGCTGCGGCGCGAACCACAGCGGGAAGTGGCCCGAATAGTTCTCGATCAGGATGCCGAGGAAACGTTCCATCGAACCACAGATGGCGCGGTGGACCATGACCGGCTGCTTCTTCTCGGAATCCGAGCCGATGTAGAAGGCGCCGAAGCGTTCGGGCAGGTTGAAATCGACCTGGGTCGTTCCGCACTGCCATTCGCGGCCGATCGCATCACGCAGGACGTATTCAAACTTGGGGCCGTAGAAGGCACCCTCGCCCGGATTGATCGACGTCTTGATGCGGTTGCCGGACTGCGCTTCGATGGTCTTGAGCACGTTGCCCATGATCTCTTCTGCGTGATCCCATGCCTCGTCGGAGCCGACGCGTTTGTCGGGCCTTGTCGACAGCTTCACCGAAATCTCGTTGAAACCGAAATCGGCATAGGTCGACAGGATCAGGTCGTTGATGCGCAGGCACTCAGCGGCGAGTTGTTCCTCGGTGCAGAAGATATGCGCGTCGTCCTGGGTGAAGCCGCGCACACGCATCAGCCCGTGCAGCGCGCCCGACGGCTCATAGCGATGGACATTGCCGAATTCGGCAAGCTTGACCGGCAGGTCGCGATACGACTTCAGCCCATGCTTGAATATCTGCACGTGGCCCGGGCAGTTCATCGGCTTCAGCGCAAAAACGCGGTCGTCGTCGGTGTCGTCACCGGCAACCGTCACCTTGAACATCGCGTCGCGATACCAGCCCCAGTGGCCCGAGGTCTCCCACAGGCTCTTGTCGAGCACCTGCGGCGCATTGACCTCCTGATAGCCCTGCTGGTCGAGCCGGCGGCGCATGTAGCTGACGAGGTTCTGGAACATCTTCCAGCCCTTGGCATGCCAGAAAACGACGCCCGGACCTTCCTCCTGGAAGTGGAACAGGTCCATCTCACGGCCGAGGCGGCGGTGGTCGCGCTTCTCAGCCTCTTCCAGCATATGGAGATACTGGTCGAGCTGCGCCTGGTCAGCCCAGGCCGTGCCGTAGATGCGCGTCAGCATCGGGTTGTTGGAATCGCCACGCCAATAGGCACCGGCGACCTTCATCAGCTTGAAGGCGCTGCCGATCTGGCCGGTCGAGGCCATGTGCGGGCCACGGCACAAATCGAACCAATCGCCCTGGGCGTAGATGTTGAGGTTCTGATCCTCAGGGATCGCATCGATCAGTTCGAGCTTGTAGGCCTCGCCCTTGTCGCGGAACACCTGCTTGGCCTTGTCGCGGGACCAGACCTGTTTGGTGAACGGCTTGTTGCGGCCGATGATCTCGCGCATCTTCTTTTCGATCGCCGGAAAATCCTCGGGCGTGAAAGGCTCGTTGCGGGCGAAATCGTAATAAAAGCCGTTGTCAATGACAGGGCCGATGGTGACCTGGGTTCCGGGCCACAGCTCCTGCACGGCTTCCGCCAGCACATGCGCGGTGTCGTGGCGGATCAGCTCGAGCGCGCGCGGGTCGTCGCGGGTCACGATCTCGACCTTGCCGGACTTGCCGAGCGGGTCGGAAAGGTCGCGCACGGTGCCGTCGACGGCATAGGCCACGGCCTTCTTGGCCAGCGACTTCGAGATCGACTCGGCGAGTGCAGCACCGGTCATCGCCGCGTCGTAGTCGCGGACGGAACCATCGGGAAATGTCAGGGAAACGGAATTCGACAAAGCTCTTCTCCTATCCAGTCCCGCAAACGAGCGCGGGTGGTTAAAAACCGGAAGCGTCCGGCAGCGAGGGGTCTTTTAGGGGGAGTTTTCGGGCTCGTAAAGCCAAACAGCGGCGCTTCGAGCGCCGCTGTTGTCATATCAGAGCAGCGTAGGGCCTAGTTGGCTAGCTTAATCAGCCCCGGCAGGTCGACGAGGAAGTTGGCGCGTACCTTGGGCCCGAGGAGTACCGGGCTCTTACCCTCGTTGACGAACAGCCGGGCAAAGATGACCTTTCGTCCGTCCTTTTCGGCCCAGCCGACGAACCAGCCGAACGGCCTGTTGCGATTTTGGGCGCCGGCCTTGTTGGTCAACCAACCTGTGCCGGTCTTGCCCTGGACCTTCCAGTCGCCGGCGTCGAACGCCGGCAGGATCGCGCCGGTCATCTCATTTGCCCTGGTGGAAAGCGGCAGCTTGCGGTCGAGAATACGCTTGATGAACGCGGCCTGCTCGTCAGGGGAAATCTTCAGCGACGAGCTCAGCCAGGAGTGGGTCAGACCATCCTTCTTGCCCGGATTGCCCGTAATGTCGCCATTGCCATAGGCGAAGCCTTGGACATAACCGGCAAAACGCTCGTTGCCGAGCTTGCGTGTGATTTCCTGCGAATACCAGACGACTGAATCCTTCTCCCAGATCGTCGGGTCGACGGGCCTGTGGTCGCGCTTGACGGCGTTGAACTCGGGCTTGTAGTCCCAGCGCGGCGTGTGCGCGTCGGTCAGGATGCCGGCATCGTAGCCCATCAGCGCCAACGGCACCTTGAAGGTCGATGCCGGGCTGACACGCCGGTCGCAAGTGCCGTCTCGGCGCAGCGTGGCGCCACTCTGGGCATCGATGATCAGCGTGCATTCGAACACCGGCTTAAGTGCCGGAACATTGGCGGCCCTCTGCGCCTGGGCAAAGGGTGTTGCGGCAAGCAAAGAAAAGATGGCGAAGATCGAAGATCGACGAAACGAAGCAAACACTGTCATGACATCCTCTGTCGGTTGGCGCCAAAGGACTATGGACGGCAATTGTCTCGAATATGGCTCAAATTGGACTGAGCTGTCTTAGCCTGATCAAACGGTAAACCGGAAAATATCGGCATTAACTGATATGCCGCATTGGGCGAGACGGACCGCGTCCGCTCATTGCCCCGATGGCCGGCGACCGATCAGCCAATAGCGCCACGGCACGTACCAGACATAAGTTGCGCCAAGGCTCTCCGGCACCCTGTCGATGCCATGGGTGCCCCATGGGCCGCAGCGCAGGACGCGAAACAGCCCCATCCAGCCACCGGCCCACAAGCCATGACGCGCGATAGCCTCATGCGCATATTCCGAGCAGGTCGGCATATGCCGGCAGGAATTGCCGATGAAGCCGGAAAGCGTCAGTTGGTAGAGCCGGACCAGGGATGTACCAAGCAGTCGGCCCGGCGTCTTGCGCCACTGTCCGGCCCAGTTGCGGCTGCGCGCTGCTGTGCCGTGTGGATGGTCGTGTCCGTGATCCATCATCTCCGCCGGATCGGAATCTATTCGCTATAGATGTCCATTCCGCCATGCAGACGCAATGTTCGACATCTAGGACCTCGCCGCTGCGGCGCCGTGTCACGCATGCCAGCCAAGCTTCGTCCTGCGGTGGGGGCACCGCCGTTGCGGAGCGTCGAGTTGAAGCCGGTCGGCGTCGCAGCGCTTTGTTCTTTGGGTGGCATGGTCGGCCTGGAAGGTCGCGATGCGGAACATCTCGGCGTATGCGTTGAAGAGCGTTGGCATGGTCTTGCCTCCTTGGATGGGAGGATTAGACCGCCTCTAGCCGTCCCCTTCAAACGAGTATAACGTCCAGTTTGGATAACTTGAGATTATGCGAATGAACCGCGGGCGGCTTCCGCTGACGGCATTGAGAAGTTTCGAGGCTGCCGGGCGGCACCTGAGTTTCAGCCGCGCAGCCGACGAGCTGTTCGTCACCCAGGCCGCCATCAGCCGCCAGATACGCGAGTTGGAGAGCTTCCTGCGCCAGCCGCTGTTCGTGCGCTACCACCGCCGCGTCGAATTGACCGAGCCGGGACAGAAGCTGCTGCAACAACTGGTCAAGAGCTTCGACGACATCGACCGACGGCTTTCTGAACTGGCGACAAGGCCCTCCCTTTCGATGGTCAGTGTCAGCGCCGAACCGGCGCTTGCCGCCAGCTGGCTTCTGCCGCGTCTCAATAAGTTTCGCGAGATGCGGCCCGACATCGAAATCGCGCTCGATGTCGACCCGCGTTTGATCGACTTCCGCAGCGACCAGGCCGAGCTCGCATTGCGCTTCAGCGCGCACAACAGCGCGTGGCCACGCAGTGAGTCGGAGCTGTTGGGGATGGTCGTCGATTCACCTGTTTTGTCACCGGCGCTGCTGGCGTCAGGCCCGCCCCTGCAATCCCCCGCCGATCTGCGTCGCTACACGCTGCTGCATGAGGAAAATCGTCAGGGTTGGGCACGCTGGTTCGAAGCAGCGGGTGCCGGCGAAGCTCCGGTTCCGGAGCGAGGGCCATTACTGGCGGATGCCGCATTGTCGAAACAGGCGGCGATGCTCGGCCACGGCGTCGCCCTTGGCGACCTGTTGCTGGTCTATGAGGAGCTTCAGGCGGGAACGCTGGTCAAGCCGTTCGAGACCAACGTCGTGTGCGGAGGCTACTGGCTGGTGGCAAAGAACCTGGCCAAGCTGTCAGAGCCGGCGCAGTGTTTCGCTGAGTGGATCAAGGCAGAGTTCGCCGAAAGCCTTGATATCCTGGACAATTGCCTCGCTGCCGCCTACCTGCGCTCGATCTGACCGATCGCATCGACCACGGCATCGAAAGTCAGCATCGTCGAGGCGTGCCGCGCCTTGTAGTCGCGAACCGGCTCGAGATACTTCAGGTCGCCGAACCGGCCCTCCGGCGGCGTCCCGCCTTCCTTTAGCATGCGCAGCATGGCGTCACGCACGGCCCGCAATTCGTCGGCGCTGGCACCGACGACGTGCTCGGCCATGATCGACGATGACGCCTGGCCCAGCGCGCAGGCTTTCACCTCATGGGCGAAGTCGGTGACGATGCCGTCCTTCATCGCCAGGTCGATCGTGACAGTCGACCCGCACAACTTCGAGTGCGCCGTGGCCGTCGCATCGGGGTGATCGAGCCGGCCGAGCCGGCCGATATTGCCGGCGAAACCGAGAATTTTCGTGTTGTAGATGTCGTCGATCAACTTTTTTCACTCTGAGTGCATGTGATGAACAACTCTTGTCGCTGACGCATCTTTCAATCGTCGTCTTCCCCCATATATAATGGGGGCGCTCGCCTCCCGACAAGGCAGATGAACAGACATCGGGAGAAGAGCAAGATAAGCAGCTTTGGGTACGGCACTCGTTCCGGTGGTCCCTAAAGTGGCTGTGTCCGTTCAACTCGTCCCTGCTCTGACAGGGACTACTGGAGACGCCTGATATGGATGCCGTTGCCAAGAAGCTGATGCCGCAATCAGCCTATATGGATAAGCCTGCGACCGACCGCCCGACCGAAGCGGAGGTCGAAGCCGCTGTGAAGGTCCTCCTGCGCTGGACCGGCGACGATCCACAGCGCGAAGGCCTGATCGACACGCCCAAACGCGTGACCAAGGCTTTCCGCGAAATGTTCAATGGCTACGACATGTGCCCGGCCGACGAGCTTGGCCGTACGTTCGAGGAAGTAGCCGGCTACGACGATATGGTCATCGTTCGCGACATCAAGTTCCATTCCCATTGCGAGCACCATATGGTGCCGATCATCGGCAAGGCCCATGTCGGCTATCTGCCGGATGGCAAGGTTGTCGGACTTTCCAAGATCGCCCGCGTCGTCGACATCTTCGCCCACCGCCTGCAGACGCAGGAAGCGATGACGGCGCAGATTGCCGGTGTCATCCAGGACGTGCTAAATCCGCGCGGTGTCGCCGTGATGATCGAGGCCGAGCATATGTGTATGGCCATGCGCGGCATCCGCAAGCAGGGTTCGACAACCCTGACCTCCACTTTCACCGGCGTTTTCCGGGATACCCCCGAAGAACAGGTCCGGTTCGTGACCATGGTGCGAGCCGGCGGCGGCGGGATCTGATCCCGCTTCGCCGGAGCCCCGACTTAGGACCCCGGCGATGACCTTGCAGTTTCCCGAAGCTTCCAACGACAAGCGCGCCCTCGAAGAGGGCGAGTTGTTCTCGCCGCGTTTCGACGTCAACGGCCTTGTCACCGCCGTGGTGACCGATGCGGCCGATGGCCTGCTGCTGATGGTCGCGCACATGAACGCCGAGGCGCTGGCCCTGACCATCGAAACCGGCATTGCCCATTACTGGTCGCGCTCGCGCAACGCGCTTTGGAAAAAAGGCGAAACTTCGGGAAATCTGCAGCACGTCCAGGAGATTCGCACTGACTGCGACCAGGACGCGGTGTGGCTCAAGGTAAAAGTCAGCGGCCACGACGCAACCTGTCACACCGGCAGGCGTTCCTGTTTCTATCGGACAGTGGTGCACGAAAACGGCATAGCGATACTCAGTGCGGATGGCAGCAATCCACTGTTCGATGTCGACGAGACCTACCGCAAGAAAACGTGAACCGGCTACCTGTTCCAGAACACAGAGATTCACGATTTTAATACGGGTCGGGAGTAGTCTGTATTTGGGAACAGGGAGTGTGTGATGCTCGAATGGGCGTCGTTTTATGCGCGCCAGAATGTCCGGGAGGCCAACGGCTTTTCTTCCGGCACGAGTTCGAACGTTCCTGAACCAGCAAGGCAGAACGGAATTTCACTAGCGCTCGGCGGCGGTGCGGCGCGCGGCTGGGCTCATATCGGCGTGCTGCGCGCTCTTGATGAAGCCGGCATCCGCATCAACATGATCGCCGGCACTTCGATCGGCGCCCTGGTCGGTGGCTGCTATCTCGCCGGAAAGCTTGACCAGCTCGAGGAATTCGCCCGCAGCCTGACCAAGCGCCGTATCTTCGGCCTGTTCGACTTCAAGCTCGGCGGCAGCGGGCTGTTCGGCGGCATGAAGCTCGATTCGCGTATGCAGCAGCATATGGGCAGCGTCACTTTCGAGGATTTGCCCAAGCCTTTCGTCTGCGTCGCGACCGAGATCCGCACCGGCCATGAAATCTGGCTTTCGAGCGGTTCACTGATCAAGGCGATGCGGGCGTCCTACGCCCTGCCCGGTGTGTTCGAGCCTGTCACCTGCAACGGCCGCGTGCTCGTCGACGGCGCGCTCGTCAATCCGGTGCCGGTTTCGGTCTGCCGTGCCAACGAGCAACCCTTGGTCGTTGCGGTCAACCTGCATTACGACCTGTTCGGCCGCGCGGCAGTGATCAAGCACAGCGCTGGCGAACTGGTGGTCGAGCGTCCGGCAGCACCGGGAGAGAACTCCACTCAAAGCGAGCGCGAGGCACGGCTCGGCATTACGGGTGTCATGGTCGAAGCTTTCAACATCATCCAGGATCGCATTTCCCGCGCACGCCTCGCCGGCGATCCGCCTGATCTGTCGATCCAGCCCAAGCTTGGCCTGATCGGCCTGTCCGAGTTCCACCGCGCCGACGAGGCCATCCGCCTCGGTTACGAGGCGACCAAGGCGCAGATGGAAGAGATCCTGAGGCTTCAGGCGGTTCTCGGCTAAGACCAATTCTCGGTCAAGGACCGGCCAGCGACGCGTCGACGATCCTGAACTGGGCGGTACGACTGCCATTCCAATGATTGACCGAAATCGAGCCGGCGACGTGGATCGCACGGTCGCGGTTCCGGAACAGGAAATCGCCGAGCGGCGTCTCCGCCGCTCTGAACGCCATCGCCTGCACCTTGCCGCCGCTTTCCGAACGCAGATCGATGCGGATATGCGCGTTGCCGACCAGCCGGGCATCGGCGATGCGGTGCCTTGGCAGAACAAAAACGGGCGGGACATGCCCTGCCCCGAACGGTCCGGCCTTCTCCAGCGCGTCGACGAGGTTCAGCGTCGCGCCTTCCGCGGCCAGCGCACCGTCGATCTTCAGGCTTTCCTCATCCTGCAGGCGGAACACGTCCGCTGCGGCGCGCTGCTCGAAGAAGGCGCGCAATTCGCCCAGCTTGGCGCGCTCGACTGTGATGCCGGCCGCCATGGCGTGGCCGCCGCCCTTGACCAACAGTCCGGCATCGACGGCCTCGCGCACCAGTCGGCCAAGGTCGAACCCTGAAACCGAGCGACCGGAGCCTGTGCCAACGCCATTCGGGTTGAAGGCAATTGCAAAAGCCGGGCGGCGCGCGTGGTCCTTGAGCCGCGAGGCCAGCAGGCCGACGATGCCTGGGTGCCATGTGGTGTTCGCTGTGACAAGCACAGCCGGCCCCGGCCCGGCGCCAATCTCGGCATCGGCCTCGGCGCGCGCCTCGGCCAGCATCTCCGTTTCCATCGTCTGCCGCTCCTGGTTCAGGCGGTCGAGCGTTTCGGCAATCGTTCCGGCTTCGACCGGATCGTCGGTGGCAAGCAGCTTGCTGCCCAGGGCCGCATCGCCGATGCGCCCGCCGGCATTGATACGCGGCCCGAGCAGGAACGACAGGTGGAAAGTGTTGAGCGGCTCGCCTATGCGTGCCACCCGGGCAAGTGCCGTCAGCCCGACATTGTTCTGCTGGCGCATGGCCTGCAGACCCTTGACGACGAACGCCCTGTTCACGCCGGTCAGCGGCACGACGTCGGCAACTGTCGCAAGCGCTGTGAGATCGAGCAGCTTGAGCAGATCGGGACGCGGCGCGCCAGGCATTGCCTCGCGCATCACCTTGGCCGTCTGCACCAGGGCCAGGAAGGTGACGCCGGCGGCGCAGAGATGTCCCTGGCCGGAGAGATCGTCGTCGCGGTTCGGATTGACCACGGCAACGGCATTCGGCAGCGCCCCGCCAACCTGGTGATGGTCGAGCACCACGACATCGGCGCCGGCCTCGTTGGCCGCGTCGATGGAGGCGGCGCTGTTGGTGCCACAGTCGACAGTGACGATCAGGCTCGCGCCGCGCCCGATAAGCTCACGCATGGCATCAGGGTTCGGGCCGTAACCTTCGAAGATGCGGTCGGGAATGTAGATCTCGGACTCGATACCGAAATGGGTGAGAAAGCGTTTTACCAGCGCCGACGAACAGGCGCCGTCGACGTCGTAGTCGCCGAAGATCGCCACCTTCTCGTTGCGCAGCACGGCATCGGTAAGGCGCGATGCCGCCTTGTCCATGTCGGTCAGCGAGGCCGGATCGGGCAACAGGTCGCGGATCGTCGGGTCGAGGAAACGCTCGGTGTCCTCGGGCAGCACGCCGCGCCCGGCAAGCACACGGGCGACGATGTCGGGCACGCCATGCCCCTGGGCGATGGCGAGCGCCAGCATGTCCTGGCGTTCGGTCAGGCGATGCTCCCAGGAAACACCGGTGGCCGAACGCCTTACGCCGAGAAAGTTACGCTTTTCAGTCGCCATTCAGTTGAGGTCCACCCGCTTCGGATCGACAATAGGCGACCGCAACAGGCGCGTAATCAGAATTTTTCCAGATCCTGGTGACGTGCCTTGATCTCACGCACCGTCTTGGACGACGAGCGCAGCACGATCGTGTGGGTGGTGATCGAGTCACGGCCAAACTTGACGCCGGCAAGCATGTTGCCGTCGGTGACGCCGGTGGCAGCGAACAGCACGTCGCCGCGCGCCATTTCCTCGACGCGGTAGACCTTCTTGGGGTCGGTGATGCCCATGGTGGCGGCGCGCGCGACCTTCTCGGGGGTGTCGAGCATCAGGCGGCCAAGCATCTGGCCGCCGGTGCAGCGCAGCGCTGCCGCAGCCAGCACGCCCTCGGGCGCACCGCCGGTGCCGAGATATATGTCGATGCCGGTTTCCTCGGGATCGGTGGTATGGATCACACCGGCAACGTCGCCGTCGCCGATCAGGCGGATGGCAGCACCGGTCTCGCGCACGGCCTCGATCAGCTTGGAATGGCGCGGACGGTCGAGGATGCAGGCGGTGATTTCTTCAACCGGCACGCCCTTGGCCTTGGCAACGCTGGCGATGTTGTCGGCCGGCGAAGCGTCGATGTCGATGACGCCCTCGGGATAACCCGGGCCGACGGCGATCTTGTCCATATAGACGTCGGGCGCAAACAGCAGGCTGCCCTTTTCGGCAATAG
The nucleotide sequence above comes from Aminobacter aminovorans. Encoded proteins:
- the thrS gene encoding threonine--tRNA ligase, which produces MSNSVSLTFPDGSVRDYDAAMTGAALAESISKSLAKKAVAYAVDGTVRDLSDPLGKSGKVEIVTRDDPRALELIRHDTAHVLAEAVQELWPGTQVTIGPVIDNGFYYDFARNEPFTPEDFPAIEKKMREIIGRNKPFTKQVWSRDKAKQVFRDKGEAYKLELIDAIPEDQNLNIYAQGDWFDLCRGPHMASTGQIGSAFKLMKVAGAYWRGDSNNPMLTRIYGTAWADQAQLDQYLHMLEEAEKRDHRRLGREMDLFHFQEEGPGVVFWHAKGWKMFQNLVSYMRRRLDQQGYQEVNAPQVLDKSLWETSGHWGWYRDAMFKVTVAGDDTDDDRVFALKPMNCPGHVQIFKHGLKSYRDLPVKLAEFGNVHRYEPSGALHGLMRVRGFTQDDAHIFCTEEQLAAECLRINDLILSTYADFGFNEISVKLSTRPDKRVGSDEAWDHAEEIMGNVLKTIEAQSGNRIKTSINPGEGAFYGPKFEYVLRDAIGREWQCGTTQVDFNLPERFGAFYIGSDSEKKQPVMVHRAICGSMERFLGILIENYSGHFPLWFAPQQVVVTTITSDADDYARSVAAKLKAAGLSAEVDLRNEKINYKVREHSLAKVPVILVCGKREAEEATVNVRRLGSRDQVSMGLDEAVAALVDEAMTPDRRRALTA
- the blaOXA gene encoding class D beta-lactamase produces the protein MTVFASFRRSSIFAIFSLLAATPFAQAQRAANVPALKPVFECTLIIDAQSGATLRRDGTCDRRVSPASTFKVPLALMGYDAGILTDAHTPRWDYKPEFNAVKRDHRPVDPTIWEKDSVVWYSQEITRKLGNERFAGYVQGFAYGNGDITGNPGKKDGLTHSWLSSSLKISPDEQAAFIKRILDRKLPLSTRANEMTGAILPAFDAGDWKVQGKTGTGWLTNKAGAQNRNRPFGWFVGWAEKDGRKVIFARLFVNEGKSPVLLGPKVRANFLVDLPGLIKLAN
- the yidD gene encoding membrane protein insertion efficiency factor YidD, encoding MDHGHDHPHGTAARSRNWAGQWRKTPGRLLGTSLVRLYQLTLSGFIGNSCRHMPTCSEYAHEAIARHGLWAGGWMGLFRVLRCGPWGTHGIDRVPESLGATYVWYVPWRYWLIGRRPSGQ
- a CDS encoding LysR substrate-binding domain-containing protein translates to MNRGRLPLTALRSFEAAGRHLSFSRAADELFVTQAAISRQIRELESFLRQPLFVRYHRRVELTEPGQKLLQQLVKSFDDIDRRLSELATRPSLSMVSVSAEPALAASWLLPRLNKFREMRPDIEIALDVDPRLIDFRSDQAELALRFSAHNSAWPRSESELLGMVVDSPVLSPALLASGPPLQSPADLRRYTLLHEENRQGWARWFEAAGAGEAPVPERGPLLADAALSKQAAMLGHGVALGDLLLVYEELQAGTLVKPFETNVVCGGYWLVAKNLAKLSEPAQCFAEWIKAEFAESLDILDNCLAAAYLRSI
- a CDS encoding iron-sulfur cluster assembly scaffold protein — its product is MIDDIYNTKILGFAGNIGRLGRLDHPDATATAHSKLCGSTVTIDLAMKDGIVTDFAHEVKACALGQASSSIMAEHVVGASADELRAVRDAMLRMLKEGGTPPEGRFGDLKYLEPVRDYKARHASTMLTFDAVVDAIGQIERR
- the folE gene encoding GTP cyclohydrolase I FolE, with product MDAVAKKLMPQSAYMDKPATDRPTEAEVEAAVKVLLRWTGDDPQREGLIDTPKRVTKAFREMFNGYDMCPADELGRTFEEVAGYDDMVIVRDIKFHSHCEHHMVPIIGKAHVGYLPDGKVVGLSKIARVVDIFAHRLQTQEAMTAQIAGVIQDVLNPRGVAVMIEAEHMCMAMRGIRKQGSTTLTSTFTGVFRDTPEEQVRFVTMVRAGGGGI
- the hisI gene encoding phosphoribosyl-AMP cyclohydrolase, which encodes MTLQFPEASNDKRALEEGELFSPRFDVNGLVTAVVTDAADGLLLMVAHMNAEALALTIETGIAHYWSRSRNALWKKGETSGNLQHVQEIRTDCDQDAVWLKVKVSGHDATCHTGRRSCFYRTVVHENGIAILSADGSNPLFDVDETYRKKT
- a CDS encoding patatin family protein produces the protein MLEWASFYARQNVREANGFSSGTSSNVPEPARQNGISLALGGGAARGWAHIGVLRALDEAGIRINMIAGTSIGALVGGCYLAGKLDQLEEFARSLTKRRIFGLFDFKLGGSGLFGGMKLDSRMQQHMGSVTFEDLPKPFVCVATEIRTGHEIWLSSGSLIKAMRASYALPGVFEPVTCNGRVLVDGALVNPVPVSVCRANEQPLVVAVNLHYDLFGRAAVIKHSAGELVVERPAAPGENSTQSEREARLGITGVMVEAFNIIQDRISRARLAGDPPDLSIQPKLGLIGLSEFHRADEAIRLGYEATKAQMEEILRLQAVLG
- the recJ gene encoding single-stranded-DNA-specific exonuclease RecJ — protein: MATEKRNFLGVRRSATGVSWEHRLTERQDMLALAIAQGHGVPDIVARVLAGRGVLPEDTERFLDPTIRDLLPDPASLTDMDKAASRLTDAVLRNEKVAIFGDYDVDGACSSALVKRFLTHFGIESEIYIPDRIFEGYGPNPDAMRELIGRGASLIVTVDCGTNSAASIDAANEAGADVVVLDHHQVGGALPNAVAVVNPNRDDDLSGQGHLCAAGVTFLALVQTAKVMREAMPGAPRPDLLKLLDLTALATVADVVPLTGVNRAFVVKGLQAMRQQNNVGLTALARVARIGEPLNTFHLSFLLGPRINAGGRIGDAALGSKLLATDDPVEAGTIAETLDRLNQERQTMETEMLAEARAEADAEIGAGPGPAVLVTANTTWHPGIVGLLASRLKDHARRPAFAIAFNPNGVGTGSGRSVSGFDLGRLVREAVDAGLLVKGGGHAMAAGITVERAKLGELRAFFEQRAAADVFRLQDEESLKIDGALAAEGATLNLVDALEKAGPFGAGHVPPVFVLPRHRIADARLVGNAHIRIDLRSESGGKVQAMAFRAAETPLGDFLFRNRDRAIHVAGSISVNHWNGSRTAQFRIVDASLAGP
- the glpX gene encoding class II fructose-bisphosphatase — its product is MAKSVVAGLDRILTMELVRVTERAAVAAARLRGRGDEKAADQVAVDAMRQELNRLAINGTVVIGEGERDEAPMLYIGEEVGSGGPDVDIALDPLEGTTICAKNLPNALAVIAIAEKGSLLFAPDVYMDKIAVGPGYPEGVIDIDASPADNIASVAKAKGVPVEEITACILDRPRHSKLIEAVRETGAAIRLIGDGDVAGVIHTTDPEETGIDIYLGTGGAPEGVLAAAALRCTGGQMLGRLMLDTPEKVARAATMGITDPKKVYRVEEMARGDVLFAATGVTDGNMLAGVKFGRDSITTHTIVLRSSSKTVREIKARHQDLEKF